TTGAGGTTACAATACGGCGTACAGCTTCTTCACATGCTTCCTGTGGCGTCATTCCATTTCGCATAAGTTCCACAATTAAAAAACTGCCTACTGTTTTAATAACTTCTTCCCCCATTCCTGTAGCAGCAGCACCGCCTATAGTATTGTCTATAAACAACCCACTACCTATCACGGGGCTATCACCTACACGGCCTTTCATTTTATATGCCAGACCAGAAGTTGTACACGCACCAGAAATATTTCCTTCTTTGTCAAGGCCTAGCATTCCTATAGTATCGTGGTTTTCAATATTAATTATTGGTTTATAGTCTGATGTTTTTAGCCATTCTTTCCATGCTTTTTCAGACTCCTCTGTTAATAGTTTTTCTGAAGTAAAACCACTAGCGACGGCTAATTCTTCAGCTCCTTTTCCTACCATAATTACATGCGGTGTATCTTCCATTACTTTACGCGCAAGTGCGGCAACATTGGTTATGTTTTCTACACACATTACAGAACCACAATTCCCGGTATGATCCATCACGCAGGCATCTAAGGTTACATTTCCTTCGCGATCTGGAGAGCCCCCTTTTCCTACGGTTGTATTTTTAATATTTTCTTCTTCAACTGCAACGCCTGCAATTACCGCATCTAATGCAGAATATCCCTGATCTAAAAGTGCACCCGCTGTTGCGTTTGCTTTAGTAAATTCCCATGTGCAAATTGCTACAGCAGTTTCGTTCATTTTAGAGGTAGATAAATCTTGATTGTTTTTAGTTTGAGTTTTAGCTTGAGCAAAACTGTTTATGCCTAGTCCTATAGCTATGGTATTTAAGCTTGTAGTGGTAATAAAATTGCGACGTTTCATGTGGGTTGTTTTGTGCTGAATAATTATTAGATAGTGAATAGCCTTTTTTAAATAGATTTCTTAAAAATATAAGTTTTAATAAGAATTTTAAACACATTGCTTTATTAATATTGCTGCGTCAAAATTTTAAATATGCGGTGGGTTTTATTTATTGTCTTTTATATTCTTATTGATATATACGCTTTTCAAGCTTTTAGAACTTTTTCTAAGAGTATATGGCTCAATTCAATTTATATAATCGTGTCTTTAACTGTATTGGGTGTTTTAATATATACGCTTTCTACTATGGACAGGTCTAAAGGAATTGAATCGCACGAGATGTATATTTTTGGTTGGTTTCTTGTCTTTTTTGTTCCGAAATTAATCTTGCTCATTATCATGTTTGGTGAAGATCTTGTTCGATTTTTGGTTGGTTTGATAACTACACTATTTGGAAAGTCAGAATCTTTTGAATTACCCTCAAGGCGTAAATTTATAAGTACGGTGGCTCTAGGTATTGCCGCGATACCTTTCGCCTCGTTAATCTACGGAATGTACAAGGGCAAGTATAGATACAGGGTGCTTTCTTATACGTTAGAGTTTGAGGATCTTCCGGAAGCATTTGATGGATATCGTATAACTCAAATAAGTGATATACACAGTGGAAGTTTTGATGACGAAACTAAAATAGCTTACGGGGTCGATCTTGTAAATAAACAAGAAAGTGATCTTATCTTATTCACAGGAGATTTAGTAAATAACTTTGCAAGTGAAATGACTAATTGGTCTCAGCTTTTCTCTACTTTAAAAGCTGAAGATGGGGTTTATTCTGTTTTGGGAAACCATGATTACGGCGATTATGCAGATTGGGAATCCCAGATAGCTAAGCAAGAAAATTTAAACCAGCTAAAAAGTATTGAAGCTCAAATGGGTTGGCAGCTTCTATTAAATGAGCATAGGTTTATAGAGCGAAAAGGCGAGCGTATTGCGTTAGTGGGTGTAGAAAACTGGGGAGCCGGTTTTAAGCAAGTCGGAGATATTGATAAGGCTTCTAAAGGTTTATCTAA
The sequence above is a segment of the Leeuwenhoekiella sp. MAR_2009_132 genome. Coding sequences within it:
- a CDS encoding isoaspartyl peptidase/L-asparaginase family protein, with product MKRRNFITTTSLNTIAIGLGINSFAQAKTQTKNNQDLSTSKMNETAVAICTWEFTKANATAGALLDQGYSALDAVIAGVAVEEENIKNTTVGKGGSPDREGNVTLDACVMDHTGNCGSVMCVENITNVAALARKVMEDTPHVIMVGKGAEELAVASGFTSEKLLTEESEKAWKEWLKTSDYKPIINIENHDTIGMLGLDKEGNISGACTTSGLAYKMKGRVGDSPVIGSGLFIDNTIGGAAATGMGEEVIKTVGSFLIVELMRNGMTPQEACEEAVRRIVTSNPNHINFQVAYIAINKKGETGCYCIHPGFKMMHYSNQENKPIVAGSYLKS
- a CDS encoding metallophosphoesterase: MRWVLFIVFYILIDIYAFQAFRTFSKSIWLNSIYIIVSLTVLGVLIYTLSTMDRSKGIESHEMYIFGWFLVFFVPKLILLIIMFGEDLVRFLVGLITTLFGKSESFELPSRRKFISTVALGIAAIPFASLIYGMYKGKYRYRVLSYTLEFEDLPEAFDGYRITQISDIHSGSFDDETKIAYGVDLVNKQESDLILFTGDLVNNFASEMTNWSQLFSTLKAEDGVYSVLGNHDYGDYADWESQIAKQENLNQLKSIEAQMGWQLLLNEHRFIERKGERIALVGVENWGAGFKQVGDIDKASKGLSKDDFKVLMSHDPSYWAERIKKDPKNYQLTLSGHTHGMQFGIEIPGFLRWSPVQYRYENWAGIYKENNRILNVNRGFGYLGYPGRVGIWPEVTVIELKRKQ